Below is a window of Planctomicrobium piriforme DNA.
TGGTGCGTGTTATCTTTTCTGGCGTTGGCTGCGAGTTCCCGGCTGGGGCCGGGCTGGTGCCGTCGGCGCAATGCTGGGGCTCGCCGAGCTGACAAAAACCTCGTGGATCATGCTGTTCGGGCTCTGGCCGCTGTTGTGGCTTTGCTGGCTCTGGACCGAACATCGCAGCCGCATTTCTGCATCTCAAATACCGCCAACAGACTCCCCTCGCCCCTGTACTCAGGGGAGAGGAGCTGGAGGTGAGGGGTCAAATGATCAAGCAGCGCGCCTGGTCAGCCATACGTCATCAGTGCTGACACAGTTCACTCAGCTCGTCGGAATCCTGCTGCTCGGCCTGTACGTTTTGAATCTCGGGTACGGGTTCGATGGCTCATTCACCAGGCTGAAAGACTTCACGTTCGTCAGCAAAGCGTTCACTGGGCTAAAGGAAGCGGGGGATCCGGGGAACCGATTTCATGCATCGGTTCTAGGAAATCTTCCGGTACCGTTTCCGAAGCAATACCTGCGAGGAGTCGACCTGCAGAAGAAAGACTTCGAACATTACGGGCAGCCTTCGTATCTGCGGGGCGAATGGAAGCAGGGAGGGTGGTGGTACTACTATCTCTATGGCCTGGCGGTGAAAACTCCGCATGGATCGCAGGCGATCCTTTTGCTGTCTTTCGTAACGCTGGCCGTTTATTGGCATAGATCGCGGTCCACGCCGGGTGGTGAAGCACGATTTATTCCTAGCGCATCGCACGTTCGTCCCCGAGATTTGCTGGCGTTATCACTCGCCCCGTTGACGCTGCTGGTGCTGGTCAGCTCGCAGTTGGAATTCAATCACCACGTTCGTTATGTGCTTCCGGTGCTGGGATTTGCGTATGTCTTTGCAGGCGTGACTGCATTCTGGTTCAGACCGAGGAGAACAGCAGTAGGTTGAGAGTTTTACCTGCTTCTTGCGACCGACATAGAAAATCAGAGTTTTTAATGAAAACAGACAATTGACATATTTGATGCGAGGTGTATCATCACGCAACACTTCGGGGCATCTACCACCGTTCGTCTGCCACGCATGATTTGCTTGAGGCTGGAATGGTTTTAGTCTTTCGATTTCTCGTAATTGTCTGCCTGGGCGCAACTGTCGCAAGTACGCTTTGGGTCTATCCGCATCAGCTGGCGTATTTCAATGAAGCGGCGGGTGGACCTAAGTCTGGGTGGCGATGTCTGCTCGGTAGCAATTTCGACTGGGGGCAAGACTATCTTTACTTGAAGCGATGGGCAGTTCAGCAGCACATTGGGGAAAAGTTGGAGCTTTGTAATCCGACGTTCTTTCAATACAACATAAATGACCTAGGGCTCAATGTTTACACTGGCGCATACGAAGGAATCGAATACTATAAATCTACTGACAGTCCGAATATTTCCGCTGTCGCCGTTAGCAGCTTTTCAACGACAGATAACGCGCGCCAGAAGTATTTATTGTCGCGAGTCACAAACAGAGTCTCCTTCACGATAAGTATTCTCGCGTTCTAGTTCAGAATCCCAATTTGTGCGCTGGGTGTTTTCTTGTTTTACAATCTCGCTATGTATTCGTGGATTCATTCGTCTAGCTCTACATCGCATTGCTGCGGATTGCTGAGGATTGTCCTAGCGAGCGTGGCCTTGGTTGTAATAGCACACGGTCGCCTTCAGGGCAATTGTCTATTTGCTGACGAACATGCCTCGACGCAGGTCACCGACGCAGTCTCCTTGGATAGTGCTCGTGTCTTGGAATTCAGTCAAGCTGTTCAACTGCTCAAGAATGCAATACGTTTAAACAACGACAAACTGGGCGCCCTGCTGGCTACATTTTTTCAGGAACAAATCAGCACTTCTGTGAAGCAAGAAGAAGTACGCAATGTCAAGCTGGGAGACGGAAAGCGATTGACGGCTTCGTTTCGTCCATACTCTGCCCGGCGGCTTGCGTGTGTGATGTGGAGAGACAGAGTAAAGTGTGATTTTTACGAAAATGAATCGAGTGAAACAATTTCGAGAAGCTTGTCGCTCGACGGAGGGCTGTGGAGGGAGCTTATTCCCTCGCAGCGGCTTGGTGTCATTCGCGAAGTGGCCCAGATGCCGAGCATTCTGCCAATTGATCCTCGAGAGCTCGCTGGACATGACATTCGGATGCCAATTGTTGCAATGATCGACGAATACTTGCCGCTAAGCAACAAGCTGCAACTTCAAAACCAGCAGCTTACCGTCAAGTTGATGACCCCAGCGAAGCAAGTGGTCACCATGCAGTTTGATGGCAGCCAAGGTTTTCTCCCGGTTCTTTCTGAGCTGCGCCATGCCGACGGAAGTGTTGTGCAAACTTCAACCATTTCCTATCAGCGGATCGAATCGCGAGACGCCTGGTTTCTAGACGAAATAATTACACGCGGATTTAACCCATTGCTCTTCCGGGAAGGCATGAAGCGGGAAGACGCTTTCGTTGAGTGGCGTACAACGACTCAGCGGGTAACACTATTGAATGCTGGTGACGATCTGATGCAAATGCTGAGTCTCAGTTTTCCGGCTGATTACACCGTTCAGGATCAGACACATTCGGAAACAAAAACTGTGGGACTGAGGCACGCAAAGGCTGCGTCGTCAATTGCAACTCAATCTCAGCCAAGAAGGTCTGCTTACGCATTTTACTTGGTTGCATTCAATATGATTGCTGCCCTTCTTGTGTGCAGCTTTCTGTGGTTTCGGCGATATAGGCTGCGAAGTCAATAAAGGTAGGCTGAGTCCAGTGAAAAGCAATTCCGGCTAAATGCTACATGCTTCTTGTCTGTGTCCTCGAACCTTGGAGAAGTGTTTCTATGAATCACAAATATGCAAAGTCCTCGCATGTGTTTCTGGTTGCATTGGTGATGGCTGTAATGAACGTAGAAATAATCCAAGGGGATGACGGAGCCTGCTGCAACAACGAAAACAATTCTGACTGCTCGGGATGCCACAAGATCGGCAAGAATCCTCTCGACCCAAACGGGAGCCTATATATCCACTTTGGGAATAACACTGTTTATCGATGCCAGACGTATGGGGCACCGATTACCTGTCTTGAAAAGAACGTCGTTTGCTTTTATGCGACAGGACAATACAATATCTTTTCCGATCCGGCTTGTACTGTTGTCTTTGGGGTAGGAGATGCCGGAGATACCATATACACAAATGGATGTGATCTCGACTACTGCGATTAGGATTGGCGTGTTTCACTGCTTGTGTTGGCGCGGGAGGGCACCTGTAGTAACGGATTGGTCTGGGTGCCCGGGTTGGTTCTGGGTCTGAGTGTCACGGCGGTGGTGTGCGTTGTGCTGCAATGCTTTCCTCTCAAGCATCACGCAGTCAGGATTTGTCCAGTTTTCAGAGC
It encodes the following:
- a CDS encoding ArnT family glycosyltransferase, producing MQFPLISLRGWTVFDNSKATACLVVVLLFTHAGLLAYSATRHSPTMNEPGHLVAGLSHWKFGRFEIYRVNPPLTHFVAAIPVIIAGYNEDWSGFYDSPGARPEFKMGEDFVRANGERSIWLFTIARWACIPFSLIGGLFCFFWSRELWGSNLAGLISLFLWCFEPNILAHGELVTPDCAASAFGLGACYLFWRWLRVPGWGRAGAVGAMLGLAELTKTSWIMLFGLWPLLWLCWLWTEHRSRISASQIPPTDSPRPCTQGRGAGGEGSNDQAARLVSHTSSVLTQFTQLVGILLLGLYVLNLGYGFDGSFTRLKDFTFVSKAFTGLKEAGDPGNRFHASVLGNLPVPFPKQYLRGVDLQKKDFEHYGQPSYLRGEWKQGGWWYYYLYGLAVKTPHGSQAILLLSFVTLAVYWHRSRSTPGGEARFIPSASHVRPRDLLALSLAPLTLLVLVSSQLEFNHHVRYVLPVLGFAYVFAGVTAFWFRPRRTAVG